One Companilactobacillus heilongjiangensis genomic window, TCTCAAGTTCCGTTTTACCCTCGCCAATTGCAGTATTCCAGGACGGAGTTGAATTGACAGTATCTGGAGAATTGCCCAAGAACCTCAGTATCAGTCTTTACCGGGCAACTGTTGGTCTGTTGATTGGTGGTGGAATTGGTTTTCTGCTGGGATTTATCAACGGCATGTCCAACACGAGTCGATTACTGTTCGATTCATCAATTCAGATGTTTCGGAATATCCCTCATTTAGCTCTTATTCCCCTAATCATTTTGTGGTTAGGAATTAACGAATCCGCCAAGATTTCTTTGGTAGCTATTGGGACAATGTTCCCCGTTTATATCAACACTTTCCACGGAATTCGTTCCGTTGATCCTGATTTGATCGAAATGGGTAAATCTTACGAATTAACTAGAAAGCAAATGTTTTTCAAAATAATTTTTCCAGCCACTTTACCACAAATTTTAGTCGGTATTCGCTACGCACTGGGCGTTATGTGGACTACTTTAATCGTTGCCGAAACAATTTCAGCTAGTTCAGGTATCGGTTATATGGCAAACAACGCCGAAGATTTCGTCGATATGGAAACCGTCATCTTATGTATCGTCGTCTATGCCGTCCTTGGAAAAATTTCTGATTTAATCGCGAAGAGTTTTGAAAGTCTCTTACTCGATTGGCAAAATACTGGAAGGAGCAATATTTAATGAAGAAAATAAATAACACAATGATTTCAATTAAAAATGTTAATAAAATATATGATAATTTAACCGCACTCCATGATGTAAATCTCGATATTAATCAAGGCGAGTTTATCGCTTTGGTCGGAATGAGTGGTGGTGGTAAAAGTACCCTACTACGTTTGATTGCCGGATTGGAACAGCCAACCGCAGGATCTGTTACCATTGACCAGACCAACTCCAAAACGTTAATGCGCGTAATGTTTCAAGAAGATCGACTACTCCCCTGGATGTCTGTTTTAGACAATTTATCATTTGGTTCAAAAAATAAAAATACTAAAGCGCACGCTCAGGAGTTACTCGAATTAGTCGAACTCAGCGATTATGCCGACCACTATCCAACCCAATTATCAGGTGGACAAAAACAACGTGTTGCCTTGGCTCGAGCACTTATGAGCCACCCTAAGATTCTATTATTAGACGAACCTCTCGGGGCTTTGGATGCTCTAACAAGACGAAAGATGCAGGATTTAATCCTCGATATTTGTCAGAAACAAAATCTAACAACTATCCTCGTTACCCACGACGTTGAAGAAGCTGCCAGAATGGCGGACCGAATTATCGTTATGAAAGATTCCACTAATTCATACGAAGAAGATTGCCCTAAGAACCGTAATGCCGGTCAAATTGGCATTGTGGCAGATCGAGTTCTCGGTGAAATTCTAGAAGAACCTAATTTGGAAAAGCAAACTGCATAACAAAAAATTGTCTCCCAATAAATTTGGAAGACAATTTTTTAATTTATATTCTATTAAAATTTAATATTTATTAAAGCCAGTAAACCTAGTCGGAAGAGATGAGAGTATTCACCCGCTATGAAAGTGGCGTTATGGCTTTAGCCATTACACCACCGGGCGTGTTGAAGCCTTGCCTGTCTTGCAAGGCTTCAACCGAGGTTCGAGACCGCACTTTGGCTCGGGCCGTTCCGCATAGTGGGCGAAATACTCTCATCTCTGGAGACGGCATTAAAGAATAGTAAACTCACGTCGATCCAATTTAATTTTATCTTCCGCGACTAATTGTTTTAACTGACGGCTGAGTGTTTCTGGGGTAATTCCTAAATACTGAGCCAACTCTTTCTTAGTAACTGGCAACTTATACGTTTGATTGCCGAATTGGCTTCGTAACTCCAACAAATAATTATATAAACGTTCCCTTGACGTCAACAAAGTATCGGTCACATCCCGTTGCTCCAACGAAGTCAACCGTTCACCCAGCACATCGACTAGTGACAAAGCCATTTCTGGATATTCTTTCAGCACATCTTTGAACGCGCTCTGTTTCAAGTAACATATCTCAGTTGGTTCGGCGGCTTGAGCAAAATTGTGATGCTCGTGGTTGGTAAATAAGGCTCCTGTTAAATCCACTTCTCGCGACCGCAACATGTAAAGTGTCCGTTCACGGTCATCATCAGCGTAACTATAAACTCGTACTCTACCAGAATCGACTATCATCAAGCGGTCATTGGGTTCTCCCGCCGAATAAATCATCTGCCCAGCCACAATCTTTTTCTGATGAACTGAAACACGTGCCAATGCTTCAATCACACTCTTTGGAGCACCTTTGAAGATAGAAACTTGTTCCACGCATTTAATCGGATCGTGTGCCATAAAATTATTTTCCCTTTCTTGACATATGTCAATTCTATTTATTCAGATTCAGTATACAATTACTTTCGTAATCAAAAAAGAAATAACTGGAGGAACTACTACCATGACTGAAAAGTATAGTGCAAAAATTGTTCCATTAAATGAAGAAAAAATTGGTACGGCAGCACACGGAACTGCCACTTTTGAAATTGAGAATGATGTAATGAAGATTCACATTTCAATGCAAGATACACCTAAAAATACTCAACATTGGGAACATTTCCACGGCTTTCCAGATGGTAAAGATGCTCAAATCGCTACTAAAGCCCAAGATGCTAATGGTGACGGATTCGTAGATTTGCCTGAGACTGAACCAGTTTCTGGTACAACTATGGTCCCATTCGATGCCGCCCCACATGACATGAACGTTCCTAACGATACATACCCAGTTTCAGACGCTAACGGAAGTTTCGAATACGAAAAAGAAGTTCCACTAAACAAGTTACAAGCTAAATTTAAAGAAGTTTTCGGGACAGACGATTTGGACTTAGATAAACGTGTTATTTATGTTCACGGTGTTCCTGAAGATTTGGATTTGCCAGATACAATTGCCGGTGCCGTTGGACACTACGATCAACACGTAACCCTACCTATCGCTGTGGGTAAAATTGTTAAAGATTAAGAAAATTAGCTATTAAAAGAGACCTCCATTGGGAGCCTCTTTTTTTTTGAAATTTTAGACCCAGATACCGCATAAATCAGTCGCAGTACTTGGATAAGTTAAGAATAAATCATGTAATCTTTTTACAGATATATTTTGTTGAATCAAAATTGCCAAGTAGTTGACCAAGTCATCAGCCGTATAACTGTAAGCTTCAGCTCCGACAACTTGTTGACTTTGACGATTAATGCTCAACTTTAAACGTGCTTGTTCGTCATGTTCTCGCTGATAATTTAACCAATGCGCTGATGACATACTTTTAACCTGATATTTATGGCAAACAAACCTATCTAAAAAGCTGTTTTTTCTTCAGCATAATGATAAGCTGATAGAAAATAGCTGGAGCCCAATTATGAATACACCGAACAAGTATTTAGAATTTGAAAATCCTACTGTTCTAAAATTCGATTTTCAAGTTAATGATGATTTTGATTTTGATGACACAATTGACGATACTGATATCAGCACACTTGTGGAAATGCCAACTGAAGATGAGATTGACTTTAATGAAGCAATTCCCGTTTATTTAACCATTTTTATCAACT contains:
- a CDS encoding ABC transporter permease subunit produces the protein MEKPVALTTTKRKKFTIPVDKFLPFLIPIIVILLWQVSSSLGWLSSSVLPSPIAVFQDGVELTVSGELPKNLSISLYRATVGLLIGGGIGFLLGFINGMSNTSRLLFDSSIQMFRNIPHLALIPLIILWLGINESAKISLVAIGTMFPVYINTFHGIRSVDPDLIEMGKSYELTRKQMFFKIIFPATLPQILVGIRYALGVMWTTLIVAETISASSGIGYMANNAEDFVDMETVILCIVVYAVLGKISDLIAKSFESLLLDWQNTGRSNI
- a CDS encoding Crp/Fnr family transcriptional regulator translates to MAHDPIKCVEQVSIFKGAPKSVIEALARVSVHQKKIVAGQMIYSAGEPNDRLMIVDSGRVRVYSYADDDRERTLYMLRSREVDLTGALFTNHEHHNFAQAAEPTEICYLKQSAFKDVLKEYPEMALSLVDVLGERLTSLEQRDVTDTLLTSRERLYNYLLELRSQFGNQTYKLPVTKKELAQYLGITPETLSRQLKQLVAEDKIKLDRREFTIL